One genomic segment of Streptomyces sp. TLI_146 includes these proteins:
- a CDS encoding transposase, with protein MTRRVPCPPAPGPLEAYAARFDGLFSDLAQRRGFREYLAGLLLPRDRNTTLTCLAGTEPVVGAQHAAVQRLQFFLFESRWDPEKINAHRVELLLNDSATASHRGGVLVVDDSGDRKDGSATARGGKQYLGSVGKVDRGVVTVTTCWADKRLYHPLRALPYTPAHHFPTGTAAPGFRSKLQIAGQLARRATAAGARFRAVAADAAYGDHHSFLHDLGEALLPFVVAVKPSHGSWAYGNIRTPLASPPWL; from the coding sequence ATGACTCGTCGTGTGCCGTGTCCGCCTGCTCCGGGCCCGCTGGAAGCCTATGCCGCCCGCTTCGATGGTCTCTTCTCCGATCTGGCACAGCGGCGCGGGTTCCGCGAGTACCTGGCCGGGTTGCTGCTGCCGCGGGACCGTAACACGACCCTGACCTGCCTGGCCGGCACCGAACCAGTCGTCGGCGCCCAGCACGCCGCGGTGCAGCGGCTGCAGTTCTTCCTCTTCGAGTCCCGGTGGGACCCGGAGAAGATCAACGCCCACCGCGTTGAGCTGTTGCTGAACGACTCAGCCACCGCGTCGCACCGGGGAGGGGTGCTGGTGGTTGACGACTCCGGTGACCGCAAGGACGGCAGCGCCACCGCCCGTGGCGGCAAGCAGTACCTGGGCTCGGTCGGCAAGGTCGACCGCGGCGTGGTCACGGTGACGACCTGCTGGGCCGACAAGCGGCTCTACCATCCCCTCCGCGCGCTGCCGTACACCCCCGCCCACCATTTCCCGACCGGCACGGCCGCCCCCGGGTTCCGCAGCAAACTGCAGATCGCTGGCCAACTGGCCCGCAGGGCCACAGCGGCCGGGGCCCGGTTCAGGGCGGTGGCAGCCGATGCCGCCTACGGCGACCACCACAGTTTCCTGCACGACTTAGGAGAGGCCCTACTGCCGTTCGTGGTCGCGGTCAAGCCCAGCCACGGCAGCTGGGCATACGGGAACATACGTACACCCCTTGCCTCGCCGCCCTGGCTCTGA
- a CDS encoding MerR family transcriptional regulator, protein MGRVAELAGVSVRTLHHYDEIKLVRPSARTVAGYRAYSAGDVERLREVLAYRRLGFGLREVAELVDDPSTDAVAHLRRLRGLLLERRDHADAMAAAIDRELEARAKGLKVTPEEQLEMLGARLYDAIGGAYTTTRHTEPRIAAQIWNALGDAQTVLNVGAGTGSYEPADRDVTAVEPSAVMRGQRPAGSAPCVAAAAESLPFEDHSFDVAMAVSTVHHWGDPIAGLREMRRVARRVVVLTFDTDEPGWQDRFWLTRDYLPEFAAVLAEFPSLAGMADAVGARTEPVPIPWDCADGLFEAYWRRPGAYLEDHVRRAMSVWTRVGPEAEQRAVRSLSDDLDSGRWAERNSDLADLDAADLGLRLLIA, encoded by the coding sequence GTGGGACGCGTGGCCGAGCTGGCAGGCGTGAGCGTCCGCACGCTACATCACTATGACGAGATCAAGCTCGTTCGGCCGTCGGCACGGACCGTGGCCGGGTACCGGGCCTATTCGGCGGGCGACGTGGAGCGGCTGCGGGAGGTGCTGGCCTACCGGCGGCTGGGCTTCGGGCTGCGGGAGGTTGCGGAACTGGTCGACGACCCGTCCACCGACGCGGTCGCGCACCTGCGCCGACTGCGCGGCCTGCTGCTGGAGCGGCGTGATCACGCTGACGCCATGGCGGCGGCCATCGACAGGGAACTTGAGGCACGGGCGAAGGGACTGAAGGTGACACCGGAGGAGCAACTGGAAATGCTCGGTGCACGGCTGTACGACGCGATCGGCGGCGCCTACACCACGACACGGCATACCGAGCCGCGGATCGCCGCACAGATCTGGAACGCGCTCGGGGACGCGCAGACAGTGCTGAACGTCGGGGCCGGCACTGGCTCCTACGAGCCTGCTGATCGCGACGTGACCGCGGTGGAGCCATCGGCGGTCATGCGGGGGCAGCGCCCTGCCGGCTCGGCGCCGTGCGTGGCCGCCGCCGCGGAGAGCCTGCCGTTCGAGGACCACTCCTTCGACGTCGCGATGGCCGTCTCCACCGTTCACCACTGGGGGGACCCGATAGCGGGGCTGCGCGAGATGAGGCGCGTGGCCCGCCGCGTGGTGGTGCTCACGTTCGACACCGACGAGCCCGGATGGCAGGACCGGTTCTGGCTTACCCGCGACTACCTGCCCGAGTTCGCCGCCGTCCTCGCAGAATTTCCCTCGCTTGCTGGGATGGCCGACGCGGTCGGCGCCCGCACTGAGCCGGTGCCCATCCCGTGGGACTGCGCCGACGGCCTGTTCGAGGCGTACTGGCGCCGACCGGGGGCGTATCTGGAGGATCACGTGCGCCGTGCGATGTCGGTGTGGACGAGGGTCGGGCCGGAGGCCGAGCAGCGGGCGGTACGAAGCCTCAGCGACGACCTCGACTCCGGCCGGTGGGCCGAGCGCAACAGCGACCTCGCCGACCTCGACGCGGCAGACCTCGGCCTCCGCCTTCTCATAGCTTGA
- a CDS encoding acyl-CoA thioester hydrolase/BAAT C-terminal domain-containing protein, translating to MDVIERELTDPWEGVLVAPVCGSGIGVLVLAGSSGRVERERARILAQQGMTAVSIRWFGGPGQSPGICEIPLETFTAAVDFLRLNGAERIGIVGTSKGAEAALLTAVHDPRVDVVIAMSPTSRVWCNVGPGRDGARHPYRSSWTWREQALPFVPMDDSWTPAEADGGPVAIRGWYELSERTFAGLLSPAEIPVDKARADLVLVAGGDDAMWPSLPFAEQLAQRRRSVGATVRLIARRDAGHRPRFPGESPASASPRFQYGGTPKADALLGTAAWPHVLDVLRGGS from the coding sequence GTGGATGTCATTGAGCGCGAGTTGACCGATCCCTGGGAGGGCGTTCTGGTCGCTCCCGTCTGCGGCAGTGGCATCGGTGTCCTGGTCCTGGCGGGTTCCAGCGGGCGTGTCGAACGGGAGAGAGCACGCATCCTTGCCCAGCAGGGCATGACGGCCGTGTCGATCCGCTGGTTCGGCGGTCCGGGGCAGTCCCCGGGGATCTGCGAGATCCCCCTGGAGACGTTCACCGCCGCCGTTGACTTCCTCCGGTTGAACGGGGCGGAGCGCATCGGCATCGTGGGCACTTCCAAGGGGGCTGAGGCAGCTCTGCTCACGGCAGTGCACGATCCGCGTGTGGACGTCGTCATCGCGATGTCGCCCACGTCCCGGGTCTGGTGCAACGTCGGACCAGGCCGCGACGGAGCACGACACCCCTATCGATCGTCCTGGACCTGGCGAGAGCAGGCACTGCCCTTCGTCCCCATGGACGATTCCTGGACTCCCGCAGAGGCGGACGGAGGGCCAGTCGCCATCCGGGGGTGGTATGAACTCAGCGAGCGGACGTTTGCTGGTCTGCTCTCTCCGGCGGAGATCCCGGTGGACAAAGCGCGGGCCGATCTGGTGTTGGTCGCAGGCGGAGACGATGCGATGTGGCCGTCTCTTCCCTTCGCCGAACAACTGGCACAACGCCGGCGCTCAGTTGGGGCCACGGTGCGTCTGATCGCCCGCCGCGATGCCGGCCACCGACCCCGTTTTCCTGGCGAGAGCCCGGCGTCGGCATCCCCACGCTTCCAGTACGGAGGCACGCCCAAAGCTGACGCGCTTTTGGGGACGGCTGCCTGGCCCCACGTCCTCGACGTGCTCCGCGGCGGGAGCTGA
- a CDS encoding DUF4239 domain-containing protein, with amino-acid sequence MFNILGNIADTLVRRAAGDRPPADDVSMFFSSLLVMLTAAVAVTTTAFLVTRRQGPEAPDLPKGVEMAVGAVSGLFVFSFAFLALNAQTELNAARKAALSEASALKEVYFAAQGLDDTARVQVRQGIVDYTRSVVTAEWPAMRDGRPDESTARGLDTLRLRVYKMPASDDAAKAARAEVTQRMRDVYMARRERLAEKDAQVPLPILSLMIGAGVATLLVIALFGRPSSRVHYGLLAVGAAGFAYMIFLILALNHPYGGGISIGPDAYREALTRYQQIGS; translated from the coding sequence GTGTTCAACATCTTGGGCAACATCGCCGATACCCTAGTGCGGCGCGCCGCCGGCGACCGGCCGCCCGCGGACGATGTCAGCATGTTCTTTTCTTCCCTTCTTGTGATGCTCACCGCGGCGGTCGCCGTGACCACCACGGCCTTCCTCGTGACACGGCGTCAGGGCCCAGAGGCTCCCGATCTGCCCAAGGGCGTCGAGATGGCCGTCGGAGCAGTGAGCGGCCTTTTCGTGTTCTCCTTCGCCTTCCTCGCCCTCAACGCGCAGACCGAGTTGAACGCGGCGCGCAAAGCGGCGCTGTCGGAGGCGAGCGCGCTCAAAGAGGTCTACTTCGCCGCGCAGGGCCTCGACGACACCGCCCGTGTGCAGGTCCGACAGGGCATCGTCGACTACACCCGCTCCGTCGTCACGGCCGAATGGCCCGCCATGCGCGACGGCCGCCCCGACGAGTCGACCGCCCGGGGGCTCGACACGCTGCGGTTGCGCGTCTACAAGATGCCGGCATCCGACGATGCGGCGAAAGCGGCCCGCGCAGAAGTCACCCAGCGGATGAGGGATGTATACATGGCCAGGCGGGAACGCCTGGCCGAAAAGGACGCCCAGGTCCCCCTGCCGATCCTCTCGCTGATGATCGGCGCCGGAGTCGCCACCCTCTTGGTCATCGCACTCTTCGGCCGCCCGTCCAGCCGGGTCCACTACGGCCTGCTCGCCGTCGGCGCTGCGGGGTTCGCCTACATGATTTTCCTGATCCTGGCTCTCAACCACCCCTACGGCGGCGGGATCAGTATCGGCCCCGACGCCTACCGCGAAGCACTCACCAGATATCAGCAGATCGGCTCATGA